A region of Dehalococcoidia bacterium DNA encodes the following proteins:
- a CDS encoding SDR family oxidoreductase, with amino-acid sequence MGIVEGRVAVVTGGGRGIGRAIAIALAREGAKVVVNDPGVNVDGTGFDEGPADEVVAAIQEAGGEAVADYHSIASMEGGQAVIQTALDHFGRVDILVNAAGILRDRMIFNMTEEEWDAVIAVHLKGYFATIRAVTPLMRQQRYGRIVNCTSMAALRGTSGQANYAAAKGGIYGLTKAVARDMGRYGVTCNAVAPAAATRMTTTVPQEALEKRAQAGIVAPRRIDPELMQRRTPEHVAPMVVYLCSEEAWNINGQTFFVSGGEVSLLQEPMPYRTIATDGIWDLSMLRRLVPEFLMQGIRNPAPPAEENIPPSQRPAKTS; translated from the coding sequence ATGGGTATAGTGGAAGGCAGGGTAGCTGTGGTGACTGGGGGCGGCCGTGGCATCGGCCGGGCCATCGCCATAGCCCTCGCCCGTGAGGGGGCCAAAGTGGTAGTCAACGACCCCGGGGTCAACGTGGACGGCACCGGCTTCGATGAGGGCCCAGCCGACGAGGTGGTGGCTGCCATTCAGGAGGCCGGTGGGGAGGCGGTGGCCGACTATCACTCCATCGCCTCCATGGAGGGAGGCCAGGCCGTCATCCAGACGGCCCTGGACCACTTCGGGAGGGTGGACATCTTGGTCAACGCTGCTGGCATCCTCCGCGACCGGATGATCTTCAACATGACGGAGGAAGAGTGGGATGCGGTCATAGCTGTGCACCTCAAAGGCTATTTCGCCACCATCAGGGCCGTAACCCCCCTGATGCGCCAGCAGAGGTATGGGCGCATCGTCAACTGTACGTCCATGGCTGCCCTGCGGGGCACCTCCGGCCAGGCCAATTACGCGGCGGCCAAAGGTGGCATATATGGCCTGACTAAGGCGGTGGCCAGGGACATGGGCCGCTACGGGGTGACCTGTAACGCCGTAGCCCCAGCGGCAGCCACCCGCATGACCACCACCGTGCCCCAGGAAGCCCTGGAGAAACGGGCCCAGGCTGGCATCGTCGCTCCTCGACGCATCGACCCTGAGCTTATGCAGCGCCGCACGCCTGAGCACGTGGCCCCCATGGTGGTCTATCTCTGCTCGGAGGAGGCCTGGAACATTAACGGCCAGACCTTCTTCGTCTCCGGGGGCGAGGTGTCCCTGCTGCAGGAGCCCATGCCCTACCGCACCATCGCCACCGATGGCATCTGGGACCTCAGTATGCTGCGGCGCTTGGTGCCCGAGTTCTTGATGCAGGGCATTCGCAACCCGGCGCCGCCAGCAGAGGAGAACATTCCTCCCAGCCAACGCCCGGCCAAAACATCATGA
- a CDS encoding SDR family NAD(P)-dependent oxidoreductase: MGLLDGKVAIVTAAAGAGIGQAVARMFAQEGAEVVVTDAHARRVQETAEAMSRDYGRPFMALQVDVRQEDQVREMVSRTMERYGHIDILVNNAGINRLSPVWEMDDETWDLVIGVNLTGTFRCTRAVLPHMIERRQGSIINLASVAGWLGSNEGEAHYCAAKAGVMAFTRAVAAEVGRYGIRVNAIAPGLIYNPFLERIYPKEFFEGFAKRVPLGRVGEPPDVAKLALFLASDLSSYITGEVICISGGMYMKA, translated from the coding sequence ATGGGTCTGCTAGATGGGAAGGTGGCCATCGTCACGGCCGCTGCTGGCGCTGGCATCGGCCAGGCCGTCGCCCGCATGTTCGCTCAGGAAGGAGCGGAGGTGGTGGTCACCGATGCCCACGCCCGCCGCGTCCAGGAGACGGCCGAGGCCATGAGCAGGGACTATGGCCGCCCCTTCATGGCCCTGCAGGTGGACGTACGCCAGGAGGACCAGGTGCGAGAGATGGTCTCCCGCACCATGGAGCGTTATGGCCACATCGATATCCTGGTCAACAATGCTGGCATCAACCGCCTCTCCCCCGTATGGGAGATGGACGACGAGACGTGGGATCTGGTTATCGGGGTCAACCTCACAGGTACCTTCCGGTGCACGCGTGCTGTCCTGCCCCACATGATAGAGCGCCGTCAAGGCTCCATCATCAACTTGGCCTCGGTGGCGGGATGGCTGGGCTCCAACGAGGGGGAGGCCCATTATTGTGCGGCCAAGGCTGGGGTCATGGCCTTCACCAGGGCGGTGGCCGCCGAGGTGGGCCGCTACGGCATAAGGGTGAACGCCATCGCCCCCGGCCTCATCTATAACCCCTTTCTGGAGCGCATCTATCCCAAAGAGTTCTTCGAGGGATTCGCCAAGAGGGTGCCTCTGGGGCGGGTGGGGGAGCCACCCGACGTGGCCAAGCTGGCCCTGTTCTTGGCTAGCGACCTCTCCAGCTATATCACTGGCGAGGTCATCTGCATCTCCGGGGGCATGTATATGAAGGCCTAG
- a CDS encoding methytransferase partner Trm112 — MRKELVEILACPMDKAPLELTIEEERGDEVVRGHLTCTRCGERYPIEDSIPNLLPPHMRKSN; from the coding sequence ATGCGTAAGGAGTTGGTGGAGATCCTCGCCTGTCCCATGGACAAGGCCCCCCTGGAGCTGACCATAGAAGAGGAGAGGGGGGACGAGGTGGTGAGGGGGCATCTGACGTGCACCCGATGCGGCGAGCGTTATCCCATCGAGGACTCCATCCCCAACCTGCTGCCGCCCCATATGCGCAAGTCCAACTAG
- a CDS encoding OB-fold domain-containing protein, whose product MTEARRKTVPVPMPEARPFWEGCKRGELLLPYCPHCQDYFWYPRPFCPRCFRWQVEWRPSRGRGTLYTYAIQYRPLNPEWADDVPYVTAVVELEEGVRLFTLLVECEPDPQKLRIGMPVEVVFQELSEEITIPRFRPVQEVGP is encoded by the coding sequence ATGACCGAGGCCCGCCGCAAGACGGTGCCCGTGCCCATGCCAGAGGCCCGACCCTTCTGGGAGGGGTGCAAGCGAGGGGAGCTCCTCCTGCCCTATTGCCCCCACTGCCAGGACTACTTCTGGTATCCTCGCCCCTTCTGTCCTCGTTGCTTCCGCTGGCAAGTGGAGTGGCGACCCTCCCGCGGGCGCGGTACCCTGTATACTTATGCCATCCAGTATCGCCCTCTCAACCCTGAGTGGGCCGATGACGTTCCATATGTCACGGCCGTGGTGGAGCTAGAGGAGGGGGTGAGGCTCTTCACCCTGCTGGTGGAGTGCGAGCCCGACCCCCAGAAACTGCGCATCGGCATGCCCGTGGAGGTAGTGTTCCAGGAATTGAGCGAGGAGATAACCATCCCCCGGTTCCGACCGGTACAGGAGGTGGGGCCATGA
- a CDS encoding acetyl-CoA acetyltransferase codes for MTLNKKAAIVGVAESDEIGVVPDKSALQLHAEAARNALEDAGIDKSEVDAIFTAGVGIMDTVLIAEYLGITPRYSDTTQVGGASFEFHVQHAAAAIAAGICNVALITHGQTTYSDRRRPWRRARRWTYADPWLPASQFEGPHGAGTAPSVYAMAAMRHMYQYGTTQEQLAEIAVATRKWAQLNPRALMRDPLTIDDVLQSPYIAYPLHLYDCCLVTDAGGACVVVSPERARHCRKKPVWLLGAGEAHTHISIYSMPDLTETPAKIAAPIAYRMAGLGPEDIDVVEVYDSFTYTVLVTLEDLGFCAKGEGGPFVSGQRTAPGGQFPLNTSGGGLSYTHPGMFGMFLIIEAVRQLRGECGPRQVPGAKTALVCGVGGVLSSAGVLILGVE; via the coding sequence ATGACCCTCAATAAGAAGGCGGCCATCGTGGGGGTGGCGGAGTCGGACGAGATAGGGGTGGTGCCCGATAAGTCGGCCCTGCAGCTCCACGCCGAGGCGGCCCGCAATGCGCTGGAAGATGCCGGGATCGACAAATCGGAGGTGGACGCCATCTTCACCGCTGGCGTGGGCATCATGGACACCGTCCTCATAGCCGAGTACTTGGGCATCACCCCGCGCTACAGCGATACCACCCAGGTGGGAGGGGCCTCCTTCGAGTTCCACGTCCAGCATGCGGCGGCGGCCATCGCTGCCGGCATCTGCAATGTGGCCCTTATCACCCATGGCCAGACCACTTATTCCGACCGTCGCCGCCCCTGGCGGCGGGCGCGCCGCTGGACATATGCCGACCCTTGGCTGCCCGCTTCCCAGTTCGAAGGGCCCCATGGGGCGGGCACTGCCCCCAGCGTGTACGCCATGGCTGCCATGCGTCATATGTACCAGTACGGCACCACCCAGGAGCAGCTGGCGGAGATCGCTGTGGCTACCCGTAAGTGGGCCCAGCTCAACCCCAGGGCCCTCATGCGTGATCCTCTTACCATCGATGACGTCCTCCAGTCCCCTTACATCGCATATCCCCTTCACCTGTATGATTGCTGTCTTGTCACCGACGCCGGCGGCGCGTGTGTGGTGGTCTCGCCGGAGCGGGCCCGTCACTGCCGAAAGAAGCCTGTGTGGCTGCTGGGGGCTGGCGAAGCCCACACCCACATCAGCATCTACTCCATGCCCGACCTCACGGAGACCCCGGCCAAGATCGCCGCGCCCATCGCCTATAGGATGGCTGGGCTCGGCCCCGAGGACATAGACGTGGTGGAGGTATACGACTCCTTCACCTACACGGTGCTGGTGACCCTGGAGGACCTGGGCTTCTGCGCTAAGGGGGAGGGCGGGCCCTTCGTCTCTGGCCAGCGCACGGCCCCTGGGGGCCAATTCCCCCTCAACACCAGCGGCGGTGGCCTCTCCTACACCCATCCAGGCATGTTCGGCATGTTCCTCATCATCGAGGCGGTGCGGCAGCTAAGGGGGGAGTGTGGGCCGCGGCAGGTGCCCGGGGCCAAGACGGCCCTGGTTTGTGGCGTCGGTGGGGTGCTCTCATCCGCTGGCGTCCTCATCCTTGGCGTGGAATAA
- the folK gene encoding 2-amino-4-hydroxy-6-hydroxymethyldihydropteridine diphosphokinase yields the protein MADVYLGLGANLGARILNLRLALRRLGQVGRVNAVSSLYESEPLGGPAGQPPFLNAACLLRTHLSPRDLLAFLKALEREMGRWEGPRWGPRPLDLDILLYDQLVIKEEGLEVPHPRLPERPFVLIPLAEIAPEVRHPVLGYTMAQLAGGVEIQGLRLVLRPGWEEG from the coding sequence ATGGCTGACGTGTATTTAGGCCTGGGGGCGAACCTCGGTGCTCGCATCCTTAACCTACGTCTGGCCTTGCGACGTCTAGGCCAGGTAGGGCGAGTAAATGCCGTCTCCTCCCTTTACGAGTCGGAGCCTCTGGGGGGGCCGGCGGGCCAGCCCCCGTTCCTCAATGCCGCCTGCCTCCTGCGGACCCACCTTTCGCCCCGTGACCTGCTCGCCTTCCTGAAGGCGCTAGAGAGGGAGATGGGGCGATGGGAGGGGCCCCGTTGGGGCCCGCGGCCCCTGGACCTGGACATCCTCCTCTACGACCAGTTGGTCATCAAAGAGGAGGGTCTAGAGGTGCCACACCCTCGTCTGCCGGAGAGGCCCTTCGTGCTGATCCCTTTGGCCGAGATAGCCCCCGAGGTACGCCATCCGGTGCTGGGGTATACCATGGCCCAACTGGCAGGGGGTGTGGAGATACAAGGTCTACGCCTGGTGCTGCGGCCAGGCTGGGAAGAGGGCTAG
- a CDS encoding enoyl-CoA hydratase-related protein has protein sequence MTSQFSDIIYEKHHRVRGAAWITINRPQVMNAFTGHTLQEMAQAVEDANNDPEIGVIVITGAGSRAFCAGGDVRWLAQVQREGEWEQQRFDPHVGIEDILKPVIARVDGWAVGGGNHLAYFCDFTIACQEHARFGQIGPRVGSPAAGYIVSYLTWVVGAKKAREMWMLTRYYDAQQALQMGLINAAVPHEQLDAEVDRWCQELMQKSPSCLRILKASFRDLYQPLRERSRRDWVKAYAPDFFRSGEADEGKNAFLERREPDFSRYPRLPGRYNPNA, from the coding sequence ATGACCTCTCAGTTCTCGGACATTATCTACGAGAAGCACCACCGGGTGCGGGGGGCGGCCTGGATCACCATCAACCGCCCCCAAGTGATGAACGCCTTCACCGGCCATACCCTGCAGGAGATGGCCCAGGCGGTGGAGGATGCCAATAACGATCCTGAGATCGGCGTCATCGTCATCACAGGGGCCGGTAGCCGGGCCTTCTGCGCTGGTGGCGATGTGCGATGGCTGGCCCAGGTGCAACGGGAGGGGGAGTGGGAGCAACAGAGGTTCGACCCCCACGTGGGCATCGAGGACATCTTGAAGCCCGTCATCGCCAGGGTGGACGGATGGGCTGTGGGAGGAGGCAACCACTTGGCCTACTTCTGCGACTTCACCATCGCTTGCCAGGAGCATGCCCGGTTCGGCCAGATCGGGCCACGGGTGGGCAGCCCGGCAGCTGGCTATATCGTCAGCTACCTCACCTGGGTGGTGGGGGCCAAGAAGGCGCGGGAGATGTGGATGCTCACCCGTTACTACGATGCCCAGCAAGCGCTGCAGATGGGCCTCATCAACGCTGCTGTTCCCCACGAGCAACTGGACGCGGAGGTGGACCGATGGTGCCAGGAGCTGATGCAGAAGAGCCCCAGTTGCTTGCGCATCCTTAAGGCGTCCTTCCGCGACCTATACCAGCCCCTGCGGGAGCGCTCCCGCCGTGACTGGGTGAAGGCGTATGCGCCCGACTTCTTCCGCTCAGGGGAGGCAGACGAGGGCAAGAACGCTTTCTTGGAGAGGCGGGAACCCGACTTTTCCCGTTACCCACGCTTGCCGGGGCGCTACAACCCCAACGCATAG
- a CDS encoding MmgE/PrpD family protein, producing MGIGEQLAQFLVATSFEDLPPEAVLQAKRAILDTLGVALAGCREEGPAILARLAQEHPAPGKASVLGWPLSLAPQEAAFINGTSAHALDYDDVSISMRGHPSAPVLPAALALAQEIGVSGRALILAFVLGIEVEAKVGTVMGGRHYALGWHPTSTLGTLGAAAACATLLGLDVTRTQMALGIAASMACGVRANFGTMTKPLHVGLAARNGLQAALLALQGFTAAEGALDAPDGFLNAFLGGRVEAEPQLPPLGQPYDIVQPGLGQKRYPCCYATHRAIDAALGLAHQVEASDIAQVKVRVNRGTLMPLRRERPHTGLEGKFSMEYCVAAALLDRHVGMATFTDEAVTRPQVAHLMDRIEVEEEASSGGDLLLMWADVTILTRGGGHLSARVEIPKGDPRRPLTWQELADKFRDCACFHLPPGKVEEALTLISHLEEVEDVSALALMLQP from the coding sequence ATGGGCATCGGCGAGCAGCTAGCCCAGTTCCTGGTGGCCACCAGCTTCGAGGACCTGCCGCCGGAGGCCGTGCTCCAGGCCAAGCGGGCCATTCTGGACACCTTGGGGGTGGCTCTGGCGGGGTGCCGTGAGGAGGGGCCTGCCATCCTGGCCCGACTGGCCCAAGAGCACCCCGCCCCTGGTAAGGCATCGGTGCTGGGGTGGCCCCTATCTTTGGCGCCCCAGGAGGCGGCCTTTATCAATGGCACGTCCGCCCACGCCTTGGACTACGACGATGTGAGCATCTCCATGCGTGGGCATCCTAGCGCCCCTGTCCTGCCTGCTGCCTTGGCCCTGGCCCAAGAGATAGGCGTGAGCGGGCGGGCCCTTATCCTCGCCTTTGTCCTGGGCATAGAAGTGGAGGCCAAGGTGGGGACGGTGATGGGTGGCCGCCACTATGCCCTGGGATGGCACCCCACCTCCACCTTGGGCACCCTGGGGGCGGCCGCGGCCTGTGCCACGCTTCTGGGCCTGGACGTGACGAGGACGCAGATGGCTCTGGGCATCGCTGCCTCTATGGCATGTGGCGTGCGTGCCAACTTCGGGACCATGACCAAGCCTTTGCACGTGGGGCTGGCGGCCCGTAATGGCCTTCAGGCTGCCCTGCTGGCTCTCCAAGGCTTCACCGCTGCCGAGGGGGCCCTAGATGCGCCGGATGGCTTTCTGAACGCCTTCTTGGGGGGAAGGGTTGAGGCCGAGCCCCAGCTCCCGCCCCTGGGCCAACCCTACGACATCGTCCAGCCTGGCCTGGGCCAGAAGCGGTACCCATGTTGCTATGCCACCCACCGTGCCATAGACGCCGCCCTGGGCCTGGCCCATCAGGTGGAGGCGTCTGACATAGCCCAGGTGAAGGTGAGGGTGAACCGCGGAACCCTCATGCCCCTGCGGCGGGAGCGGCCACACACGGGCCTGGAAGGGAAGTTCAGCATGGAGTACTGCGTGGCCGCTGCCCTCCTCGACCGCCATGTGGGCATGGCCACCTTCACCGATGAGGCCGTGACACGCCCCCAAGTGGCTCACTTGATGGATCGGATAGAGGTGGAGGAGGAAGCCTCCTCTGGGGGCGATCTCCTGCTTATGTGGGCGGACGTGACCATCTTGACCAGGGGTGGTGGCCATCTCTCGGCCAGGGTGGAGATCCCTAAGGGCGACCCCCGCCGGCCCCTCACGTGGCAGGAGCTGGCCGACAAGTTCCGCGATTGCGCCTGCTTCCACCTACCACCGGGAAAGGTGGAGGAGGCCCTGACCCTTATATCGCACTTGGAAGAGGTGGAGGATGTATCGGCCCTGGCCCTCATGCTACAGCCTTGA
- a CDS encoding acyl-CoA dehydrogenase family protein: MEFRDSPEDAAFRREVREFLAQELPKGFGRSGEEHELWDGIDRYGFFKEWTKKLARKGWIAPHWPKEYGGAGLTVMQQFILNEEFARARAPRPGGVGVNYAGPTIILFGSQEQKQEHLPGILSGEVIWCQGFSEPEAGSDLASLKTRAQRRGDDYIINGQKIWTSGAQFAHRMILLARTDPDAPKHKGISYFLLDMRSPGVTVRPLYNMAGVPGFNQVFFDNVVVPKKDLLGEENMGWYYATKTLDFERSSIGAAMAQQNLLEDILELVRHRKGPLGGVPEPVRWELAERAIETEVARLLCYRVVTLQAKGIVPNYEASTAKLYASELAQRVARTGLKTMGLFGLLDRHRGAGADAAANRWAPLRGRLVRNYLWSVAATIAGGTSEIQRNIIAIRGLGLPRG, encoded by the coding sequence TTGGAGTTCCGGGATTCCCCAGAGGACGCCGCCTTCCGTCGAGAGGTCCGCGAGTTTTTGGCCCAGGAGCTCCCCAAGGGCTTTGGCCGCTCTGGCGAGGAGCACGAGCTTTGGGACGGCATCGACCGCTACGGATTTTTCAAGGAGTGGACCAAGAAGCTGGCCCGCAAAGGCTGGATCGCCCCCCACTGGCCCAAGGAGTACGGCGGGGCCGGGCTCACCGTCATGCAACAGTTCATCCTCAACGAGGAGTTTGCCCGCGCCCGTGCCCCCAGGCCCGGCGGCGTAGGGGTCAACTATGCCGGCCCCACCATCATCCTCTTCGGCTCGCAAGAGCAGAAGCAGGAACACCTGCCGGGCATCCTCTCGGGGGAGGTCATCTGGTGCCAGGGGTTCTCGGAGCCCGAGGCGGGGTCGGACCTGGCCAGCCTCAAGACACGAGCCCAGCGAAGGGGCGATGACTACATCATCAATGGCCAGAAGATCTGGACATCTGGTGCCCAGTTCGCCCACCGCATGATCCTGCTGGCCCGCACTGACCCCGATGCCCCTAAGCACAAGGGCATCTCCTACTTCCTCCTGGACATGAGATCGCCTGGGGTCACGGTGCGGCCCCTTTATAACATGGCCGGCGTGCCAGGCTTCAACCAGGTGTTTTTTGACAACGTGGTGGTGCCCAAGAAGGACCTGCTGGGCGAGGAGAACATGGGCTGGTATTACGCCACCAAGACGTTGGACTTCGAGCGCTCGTCCATAGGGGCGGCCATGGCCCAGCAGAACCTGCTGGAGGACATCCTGGAGTTGGTGCGTCACCGTAAGGGTCCCCTGGGAGGGGTGCCGGAGCCTGTGCGCTGGGAGCTGGCTGAGCGGGCCATCGAGACGGAGGTGGCCCGCCTCCTCTGCTACCGGGTGGTGACCCTCCAAGCGAAGGGCATCGTCCCCAACTACGAGGCCTCCACAGCCAAGCTATATGCCTCGGAGCTGGCTCAGAGGGTAGCCCGCACCGGCCTCAAGACCATGGGGCTCTTTGGTCTCCTCGACCGTCACCGTGGCGCGGGGGCTGATGCCGCTGCCAACCGCTGGGCCCCTCTGCGGGGACGCCTCGTGCGTAACTATCTGTGGTCCGTGGCTGCCACCATCGCCGGCGGCACCTCCGAGATCCAGCGCAACATCATCGCTATAAGAGGGCTGGGCCTTCCCAGGGGGTGA
- a CDS encoding enoyl-CoA hydratase-related protein, producing MSVEFAREGTIAIITLNRPEKLNAMTPEMYAEITRRLQEVDGDDDIWVGIITGAGTRAFSAGADLTTLHQGEAGPGIKWHPLRQDRFDMGLPVSKPLIAAIEGYCLAGGLELALICDIRIAGEGARFGCPEVRWNVLHGYGALALPRLIGLSRAMYLLLTGELVDAKEALRLGLVHEVVAQGEALAQARTLAERICRNGPLAVRMTKELALRSFEVPLAEGLRLYNEFRRLVHMSEDQAEGVRAFRERREPRYRGR from the coding sequence ATGTCGGTGGAGTTCGCACGTGAGGGGACCATCGCCATCATAACCCTCAATCGGCCAGAGAAGTTGAATGCCATGACGCCCGAGATGTACGCCGAGATCACTCGTCGCCTGCAGGAGGTGGACGGCGACGACGACATCTGGGTGGGGATCATCACGGGGGCAGGCACTCGCGCCTTCTCCGCCGGCGCCGACCTCACCACCCTCCACCAGGGGGAGGCCGGCCCAGGGATAAAATGGCACCCCCTGCGCCAAGACCGGTTCGACATGGGGCTTCCTGTGAGCAAGCCCCTCATCGCGGCCATCGAGGGATACTGCCTGGCGGGGGGCCTGGAGCTAGCCCTCATCTGTGATATCCGCATCGCCGGCGAGGGGGCACGTTTCGGCTGTCCAGAGGTGCGCTGGAACGTGCTCCATGGTTACGGCGCCCTAGCCCTGCCCCGCCTCATAGGCCTCTCCCGCGCCATGTACCTCCTCCTCACGGGCGAGTTGGTGGACGCCAAGGAGGCCCTGCGCCTGGGCCTGGTGCATGAGGTGGTGGCCCAAGGGGAAGCCTTGGCACAGGCCCGCACATTGGCCGAGCGCATCTGCCGCAACGGCCCCCTGGCGGTGCGGATGACCAAAGAGCTGGCCCTGCGCAGCTTCGAGGTCCCCCTCGCCGAGGGGTTGCGCCTCTATAACGAGTTTCGTCGCCTGGTGCATATGAGCGAGGACCAGGCGGAAGGCGTGCGGGCCTTTAGGGAGCGCCGCGAGCCCCGCTATCGCGGGCGTTAG
- a CDS encoding acetate--CoA ligase, with translation MVELINPMVRRMQEEARRDPAAFWAAAAEELPWFRKWDVAFDWQFPTFRWFVGAQTNLAYNCLDYHVRRGWGGHTALIYVNERGERQLFTYAQLRREVERVAAALRGLGMRKGDRLTIYMPVCPEAIVLMLATVRIGAIHSVVFAGFGAQALADRITASGSRLVFTADATYRRGSIVRLKEVVDQALSVGENQVERVVVLRRTADDVPMLPGRDFFWDEFLKRGEGEDGRHEVMEANEPAYILATSGTTARPKLAVHVHGGYQVGIYSLGRWCFGMKPTDVWWATSDIGWVVGHSYIVYAPLLLGCTTIAYEGALDYPGPETVWRVVEEFGVTGIFTSPTGVRLLMRYGEEAAKGYDLSSLERVVCAGEVLNAPAWEWLQKVVLKDRVPVIDHWWQTETGGPVIGNPYGVGMLPIKPGSAGVPLPGMEVAVMSPEGQELGPGEKGILVIKRPFPSLTPTLWGEPERYGRDYWQRIPGVYFTGDSAHIDEDGYVWFAGRADEVIKIAAHRIGAIEVESAFLKHPAVAEAGVTGRPDPVRGEVISAFVALKQGHRPSEELRRELLETVRRELGPVAVVGDINFVAMLPKTRSGKIMRRVLKAVVLDRDPGDISTIEDEGSVEEARQAWLQMRQEMAQGSS, from the coding sequence ATGGTGGAGCTGATCAATCCCATGGTGCGACGCATGCAGGAGGAGGCCCGCCGCGACCCCGCTGCTTTCTGGGCTGCGGCGGCGGAGGAGTTGCCGTGGTTCCGTAAGTGGGATGTGGCCTTCGATTGGCAGTTCCCCACCTTCCGCTGGTTTGTGGGCGCCCAGACCAACCTGGCCTACAACTGCCTGGACTATCACGTGCGGCGGGGCTGGGGTGGCCACACGGCCCTCATCTACGTCAACGAGCGGGGGGAGAGGCAGCTCTTCACCTATGCCCAGCTGCGGCGGGAGGTGGAGCGGGTGGCCGCTGCCCTGCGGGGCCTGGGGATGAGGAAGGGCGACCGGCTGACCATCTACATGCCCGTCTGCCCTGAGGCCATCGTTCTCATGCTGGCCACGGTGCGCATCGGCGCCATCCACTCGGTGGTGTTTGCTGGGTTCGGCGCCCAGGCCCTGGCCGACCGCATCACGGCCAGCGGCTCACGGCTGGTCTTCACCGCCGATGCGACCTATCGCCGCGGCAGCATAGTGCGGCTGAAGGAGGTGGTGGACCAGGCCCTCTCGGTGGGGGAGAACCAGGTGGAGCGGGTGGTGGTGCTCAGGCGTACCGCCGACGACGTGCCTATGCTCCCCGGCCGCGACTTTTTCTGGGACGAGTTCCTCAAGCGAGGCGAGGGCGAGGACGGACGGCACGAGGTGATGGAGGCCAACGAGCCGGCCTACATCCTGGCCACGTCGGGCACCACTGCTCGGCCCAAGCTGGCGGTGCACGTCCATGGGGGCTATCAGGTGGGCATCTACAGCCTGGGGCGCTGGTGCTTCGGCATGAAGCCCACTGATGTGTGGTGGGCCACCTCTGACATCGGCTGGGTGGTGGGCCACAGCTACATCGTTTATGCGCCGCTGCTCCTAGGTTGCACCACCATCGCCTACGAGGGGGCGCTGGACTACCCAGGCCCCGAGACCGTGTGGCGGGTGGTGGAGGAGTTCGGGGTGACAGGCATCTTCACCTCTCCCACGGGGGTGCGGCTCCTGATGCGGTATGGCGAGGAGGCGGCCAAGGGTTACGACCTCTCCTCGCTGGAGCGGGTGGTGTGCGCTGGCGAGGTGCTCAACGCCCCCGCCTGGGAGTGGCTGCAGAAGGTGGTGCTAAAGGACAGGGTGCCTGTCATCGACCACTGGTGGCAGACGGAGACGGGGGGCCCTGTCATTGGAAACCCCTATGGGGTGGGCATGCTGCCCATCAAGCCTGGCTCAGCGGGGGTGCCCCTACCTGGGATGGAGGTGGCGGTCATGAGCCCTGAGGGGCAGGAGCTGGGGCCCGGGGAGAAGGGGATACTGGTCATCAAGCGTCCCTTCCCCAGCCTGACGCCCACCTTGTGGGGGGAGCCGGAGCGGTACGGCCGGGACTACTGGCAGCGCATCCCTGGCGTCTACTTCACGGGCGACTCGGCCCACATAGACGAGGACGGCTACGTCTGGTTCGCCGGTCGGGCCGACGAGGTCATCAAGATCGCCGCCCACCGCATCGGGGCCATCGAGGTGGAGTCGGCCTTCCTCAAGCATCCGGCGGTGGCCGAGGCGGGGGTGACGGGGCGACCCGACCCGGTGCGGGGGGAGGTCATATCCGCCTTCGTGGCCCTGAAACAGGGGCATAGGCCCTCCGAGGAGCTGCGCCGGGAGCTTTTGGAGACGGTGCGGCGGGAGCTGGGGCCGGTGGCGGTGGTGGGGGACATCAACTTCGTGGCCATGCTGCCCAAGACCCGCTCGGGCAAGATCATGCGCCGGGTGCTGAAGGCGGTGGTATTGGACCGGGACCCGGGCGACATCTCCACCATCGAGGACGAGGGCTCCGTGGAGGAGGCCCGCCAGGCCTGGCTCCAGATGCGTCAAGAGATGGCCCAGGGGTCCTCATAA
- a CDS encoding MaoC family dehydratase N-terminal domain-containing protein has product MAQQVITEEVRAWIGRRFDPITYEVEPSGIRLFARAMGYTDPIYYDAEEARRRGHRDLVAPFGYLGAPVYNPALRPSNPPRLPELPLKRRLNGGTVLEYFQDVCAGDVLMATTSIKNIYERTGSAGPMVFIVLETEFLDGQGRLVARQETTLIRY; this is encoded by the coding sequence ATGGCCCAGCAGGTAATCACTGAGGAGGTGCGGGCCTGGATTGGGCGTCGGTTCGACCCCATCACATACGAGGTGGAGCCCTCAGGCATTAGGCTCTTCGCCCGGGCCATGGGCTACACCGACCCTATCTACTACGATGCGGAGGAGGCCAGGCGGCGTGGACACCGCGACCTGGTGGCCCCCTTTGGCTACCTGGGGGCACCGGTCTATAACCCCGCTCTTCGCCCGAGCAATCCCCCACGCCTCCCTGAGCTCCCCCTCAAGAGGCGCCTCAACGGAGGGACCGTCCTGGAGTACTTCCAGGACGTGTGCGCCGGCGATGTCCTCATGGCCACTACCTCCATCAAGAACATCTACGAGCGGACGGGGAGCGCCGGCCCCATGGTCTTCATCGTCCTGGAGACGGAGTTCTTGGATGGCCAAGGGAGGCTGGTGGCCCGCCAGGAGACCACCCTCATCCGTTATTAG